In Mustela lutreola isolate mMusLut2 chromosome 4, mMusLut2.pri, whole genome shotgun sequence, the genomic stretch ACACTCTAATCCATTTGTCGTAGCTTAGGTTTATATTTAGCTTTTTGTCTTAACAGCTCTATTATACTGTTAACTCAGAGTGAACTTAAGgccaagtataatttttttttcttaagtaggctgcacacggggcttgaactcacagccctgagttcaagacctgagctaagatcaagaaaacatttaaccatctgaggcacccaggcacctaagCCCAGTAAAATTCTAAGCTCTCTTTCCTTGATTCTGTAAAATTGTTTTCTAGATACAAAGGTAAGACTTCAAATAACCTCctccagtttttttgttgttgttgttaaatttcAGTGACTTCTATTGAAATCTCTTAAATTCCTGATCTTAAAGTAACCCTATGAGGCTATTCACCTTGATTTTATGCCATCAAAAACTGATTTGCCATTAATGATTATCGAAGTTATCAATAACACGGTTAGTGAGAACAGACAGAGCTGTGCCTCACACAAGCAGGCAACCTTTGCTGACTGGCATGATATTTTTATAGTATTACAGTCATATTATACCATAAAAAAATACTCTCTGAGAAAGTATTTTCAATACTGAAACTGACCCACTGAATTAACATTTGGCCTATCTTAGTTTAAGCATAATTCTTGAACGGCTTGCATACCTTCTAGGCAAAGAGTTACTGAGCTCTGTGTCTGAGAATTCTGACTTTGATTCTAGTTGCCAGAGATACCGTATTGACTATGACAATGTTTCTGTCCTCTTAAATTCTATTAAGTAAACAACAAATAAGTAGGCAAGAAAGCAAGATAACTTCTAAAAGTGATTAGGtaacatgaagaaaatgaaacggGTTGGGGGAATAGAGTCACAGGGTGGTTCTTTTAAGTCAAATAGTTAGAGAAGTCTTCCTTTAGGTGACTTCTAAGCGGGACTTAAATGAACAGAAAGAGCCAGCCTTGCAAAGATCAGGAATAGGAAAGACGAGAAAAGGTCAAGGGGGCTAGGAAGAGTAAATACAGAAGCCTGTCCTAGCTATTTTGCAATCCTACTTTCTTTAGTTGTCTAGTCATTCTCAAATATCCCAGAAAGATGCACTAGTACCCGTAGCCAACCGTGGACCTACAGCCCTACAGTTATAGCTCTGGGCTGATGGAACCCATTCTGGAGATTGGGGATGGGGGTAAGGTGGGTGGTTATACTAGTCCTTAAAGACTAATGAGAAATCACAAGCCATGATAGCCACCTCCATTCAGTGCTCATAACCATCTCCAATTctacatactttttaaagaacatattaGTGATCacaccagaaaaggaaaagagtgaAGAATTCATGCAAATGAACAATACTAGAAATACAAGTCAAAGAAAGTATGCTCTGTACTCAAGAACTACATAAACAAAGGCTTACCGCTTTCACAGATATGTGGAAAATCTATTGGGGAacataaaataattccatttagcTATAGCACAGGACATACAAAGATTACCAAGGTTAAGATATAAAGATAGGGTGGGGAAATATCACTGAACAGTTTTTATGCCAAGCAGTTGAACTTGGTTCTGTATGAAACTGAGTGCTACTGCAAGTTTTCTGAGAATGGTAGTGACTGACCCAGAAGCTCAGTGGAAAACATAGATTAGGAAAGGGGAGAAagtcattataataataataatgaaataatattcattataataataaaaagtcattataataatccagttaagaagtaATGACTGCTTGGGGGCACCTCtgcagctcagtctgttaagcgccccactcttgatttcagctcaggacacaatctcagggtcgtgaaactGAGCCCggagtaaacaaaaacaaaaacaaaaacaaaaacaacaaaaaaaaaaaaaaagaagaagaagaagaagaaagaaagaaagaaagaaaaagagaaagaaagaaaaagaaaaaaagtaaagcttgAGTTTTCTGGTGTAGAATTGCATGGGATTGAATAtaagagacagaggagaaaaggTCCAAAGGACCGGAGGACCAATAGTTAATAAGAGTGACAAAAGAGAAACGACTGCAGATGACCATGAGGTTTTAGGCCTGATTGTACAAGAAACGAGGAAGCAGGAGCTGTTTGAGAACAGACTCAAAACAATCCAGGAGACCTGCCCTGGTCTCATCCTTGAAATACTACATAAATTTGGGCAAATTCACTTTAACTTAGTGTCTATATTTACATTATGTAAAATGCTGGTGGCAGAGCGCGGTTGAACTAGATTACCTCAAATCTCCTTTCCAGACAGTTCTGAGATCTTTAGCATATGGTTGTGAAATCTCTTTAAAGCAGGGATTAACTTCTTCTGCCtagaatatcagctttattttgtttataacaaataaattaatagattcATATGACTTTTATAAAGCCttgaaattaatagaaaaatgtaGATACATCTGTTTCCTCTCGAATTTCTCTAATACTGCAGTCATACTTGTCTCTGTGTATGTTTGTAAAACTCTGGGATTTTACTAGTTTTGCAGCCAGTTTTTCAACATTATAGAATGACTAATTTTCTGTACATCCTTAAATATATAAAGCCATATTTTCTTAATAGGTTCATTGGTTATAGCCGTcaatgcttcttcttctttttttttctttcaagattttatttatttatttgagagagagcatgcgaggAGAGAGGTCgtggaagaaacagactccctgctgagcagggagcctgatgcaggactccattcccggactccgggatcgtgacctgcgtcgaaggcagtcgcttaaccaactgagccacccaggtgcccctagacatcaATGTTTCTAATAACATTGAggtaaacacatttttatgtaaattttaatgtataaCTATATATTATTCCCCCCAGATAATGTCTAGACCTGGTATGTTTCATTCAAAGAACAGAGTTTTAGGATTTTCGATAAATTATCAAACTCTACTCCGGTTTGCTATTTATATTTTGTCCTGTGCATTTTGCAACACACAAGTTGTAAATAACTatgtatttaatgtttttctgttcAGCTCTATCTTTTATTCTTATGTCTTTTTACAGGctgtaattctatatttcatctatattttcttttcttttatcagatatatgtattGTTGGTCCACCCTTCTTCATAAGGGGGCATAaagtaaaacttttaatttttaatttttttcattatctggCTACCACTGTCAACTTTCGTAGCACTTCTCATAGCTATCCAGTTTCTCTAGTTTTGCAGGTAGTAATTTATCCACAATCTAGGGTaactgaattctttattttttaacagttcaCAGTTCtcattgctttttgttgtttcaCTGAGAATGTCCAGGACAATATTGAAGAGAAACGAACCGGTCATGTGTCCTTGACTTGCTCATCTTTATATACCTCAGAGCACGTGGAATGTGTTCTAAAATATGTACCGAAGAGGCGAGTGAGCTCAAGTTTTCTGGTGAACGGTCACCAATCTGACACGCAGACGTTACGGTCCCCCtttgacagatggagaaactgaggctcagggttaCAGGGCAGCCACAGAGCCGGAGCCAACCTGAAAAGGACAGCACCTGCACTCACGTGCTTCCGGAGGAGGTGAGCAGCGGCCTTCCGGGTCCCTCCCTCCGCCCTGCGGGACTGCGCGGTCACTCCCGCTGCGGCTCCGGCCTGGGGCGGCGCTGTCGCGCTCCATGCTGCATCCCTGCCCCCTCCGCGAGGCTCGGGAGCACCCGGGCGTGGCCCGCCCCGCGGCCCGTTCGCCTCCCGTCTGCCCCCTGGAGGCCGGCGGGCGGCACTgcgcgcgggcggggcggggcgggcctgGAGCGGGGAATCCGACAGCCGCGTGCGGCCTCACCCCGAGACCCCGGGCCATGGCGCGGGTGCTCATCGTGGGCGCCGGGCTGACGGGAAGCCTGTGCGCAGCGCTGCTCAGGAAGGAGGCGCCCCCTCCAGTGCACCTCACGGtgtgggaggaggctggggactCAGGTAGGTCGTGGGGTGGTCGAAACCGGGGAAAGGAAGTCGGCGCCTGCTGGTGGCCTACAGCGGGAGGTCTGTGGGACGATCCGGTCACCGCGGCCGCCACCTCCCGGCGGCAGCGTGCGCGGTACATGCCCGGTCACGTGACCGGAGCCTCCAGCTCCCCAGAGACGCCCGAGGGGGGCGGAGTAGGCGGTGACCCCCGCGCCGGGCGGGGAGCGAGGAAGTGGGAGGAGCCccgcggggcggggagggaggagcGGGAGGAGCCccgcggggcggggagggaggagcGGGAGGAGCCCTGCGTAGGAGGAGGGGGGCCACTGGGGGAGTAGGAAGATCCCCGCGCGGGGTCAGGAGCGTGAGGAAGGAGGACACCCGGGATGAGGAGTGGGGGTTTGGGGCGGGAGGCGGGAGGAGCCCCGCAcgggtgagggaggaggaaggagcctagggtaggaggagaggggggatagggagagagggagcctcGGTCAGGGTCTAGGGTCCGGAAGAGCAGGaggagcccagggctggggaaGTGGGCGTGGCGGGAGGGAGGGGAGCCTTGGTAAGGGTCCGGGAAGAGCGGGAGGAGCCACGGTGGGAGGAGCACAGGTCCGGGGACCAAGAGCGGGAGGAGTCCCGCGCGGGGTCAGGGAGGAGGAGCGGGAGGTGTGCCACCCCGAGGGCAGCCCAGGAGCTCTGGCGGATTGCACAGCTTGGGCCTACCCCCTTGGCCAGTGcgcgggtttttttgtttttgttgttgttttggttttcatcTCGGCCTGGCCGTGCTTTCCAGGCCATCTGCACATGTCGAGGATCCCAAAGTGCCCTTGGACCAGGACTACCAGGATCTAGTTGACAGACTCCCTTTTTTTTCTCACGAAACCCGTTTGCGGGAGTGAAAACATGCTCCCAGTGATTATTCTGACATGTCATGCGTTTTTTCGTTGGACGTTCTCCACGCACCCATTCCTGTTGTTTAAATGTGTGAATCCAGGGCCCAGGCACAGCGCTGAACACCGCTGTGtcctctttaaaaatacttcGCAGTGACCAAGTTGTCCTAAGGATGGTAGAGGACAAAGcccaaaactaaaacagaaaagcaCAACAAAGTCCTCTTTTAATACAGCCCTAATCTCTTTGGCCCCCCCGGGGGTGCATAATTGAGGTGTTCATTGCAGAAGGGTCATTCTGATGCACTAAGATGTTTCTTGTGAATGAATCCAAGGGGGAAGAATGACGACAGCCAGGAGCCCTTATAATCCACAGAGTACGGTTGACTTGGGTGCTCAGTACATCACCTGCACGCCTCACTATGCCAAGCAACACCAAAGGTGAGTTAGTTGGCAGAAATCAATCTTCATGCCCATAGGATGTAAAAAGATAGAAATCATTAACAGAGCGACACCTTGCCCCGTGATATAGTGAAGATATTACAATAACGTCATTGATGGCATTAGCCTGAGTTAAGTGGGAAAGCCAGAGTCCCTTCCTCCCAAGGGTGGTCCTGGATACTGGAAGAGAGGCTACATCCAGGGTTCAATTTAAATATGAGTTACTGTGCTGTGTTGGCAAAGAGGACAGCTAGTCCTGGGGGAACTGCATACCTTTCTATGTTCACTGTCTGTAATTTTGAGATATACAAGAAAATAGGCCTTCAGCTAATGTCAGCAAGATTTATAGATTCGCAAAACGTTTCTGTTCTTCACCTGGATGAtggtttactgattttttaaggaaactctgtgccccacgtgggacttgaactcaccacctCAAGACCAAGAGTCCcctgctctattgactgagccatccaggtgccccttgaattgttttcttaacgTAAAACATGCACTGAGTCAATCTTATGAAGATTTCTAGTTATTATGTAGAGTGATACTCTCTAAGAATTCTTGGAAgagaatacagtatttttaagctAACTGATAGTGGTATttaattatatcatatatattgatttatttcagtttttatgaTGACCTGTTAGCTCTTGGCATTTTGAAGCCTCTGACCTCTCCTATTGAAGGGATGGTGATGAAAGAAGGAGACTGTAACTTTGTGGCACCTCAAGGAGTTTCTTCAATTATTAAGCACTACTTGAAAGAATCAGGTGGGGATAGgagtttctctgctttcttttactATTGGCATTTAAAGATAAAAGTtgtaaacataattaaatattaatactaTAAAGAAAGTTATAAAATAGATGTTCTTCTCTTTACCAATAGCTGATTTTCTTTTATCCCTAataatagttttcagtgtatgcaTCTAGAAAAAACTTTATGCATCTGTGTATTGATTTACATGGCtgcctctatttatttattcatgtgtgtttatatttattctttttaagtataCCAATgggattatttttcataaaccaaCACCTTGTTTGGTCTATTTGTAATaaatcagcccccccccccccattatctatctgtctacctcctgttggttctgtttctctggaaaatccTAATACATCATCATAAACTAAATCATATCTTAGGTCTATTTTCATAACAACAAATTCAGTATGCTTCATTTTTCTCAATGCCTGTTCAGTGTTATATGATttctttatgaataaataaattcattgcttatgtcAGGATTAGCTTTCTGGAAAATATTTAGGTTGTTGGTGGGGTGAggggttgttttggtttttgctaaTACCGATATTGCTGCATTGTTTAAGTGTAACACACTTCTTTAGGCCTATCTGTAGGACCAGTTTCTAACAGGACAGTTGCTGTATCAAATGGTattgtgaatttttaattaaactagGTGGTTCCATCTGTTCCTCTTAAAGAATATCTCGTCAGCAGTGAatgaggaggtgcctgggtggctcagtcagcatccgactcttggttttgtctcaggtcacaatctcagggtggtgggatggagccccactctgagctcagtggggaatctgcttgagattctctccctgtccctctgcccctcccactcatgttctctctctaaaacaagtaaataaatctttaaaaaaatttttaaaaagcagtgaatgaaaatttctctctctgtgcgtCTTGATATTatggagatttttaatttttgctagtGGGGCAGGTTAAAGCTGATGTCTTTTTgtgttctgatttgtatttccatagtTATGACTGAGTTTATGCATCTTTGTGTTTTTAGCGAGCTCTTTCCACCTTCTTTCTGtgaatttcttatttatctttgtccattttcttaTGGATTTTTTATGGAGTACCTATTGTCCATTTCTTATAACCTTTGTCCATTTTCTATTaggattttcatttattctttatgtattttatgcatGTTAtgaaatgatctttttt encodes the following:
- the LOC131830069 gene encoding renalase-like isoform X2; the encoded protein is MLHPCPLREAREHPGVARPAARSPPVCPLEAGGRHCARAGRGGPGAGNPTAACGLTPRPRAMARVLIVGAGLTGSLCAALLRKEAPPPVHLTVWEEAGDSGGRMTTARSPYNPQSTVDLGAQYITCTPHYAKQHQSFYDDLLALGILKPLTSPIEGMVMKEGDCNFVAPQGVSSIIKHYLKESGADVCFRHRVTQVNLRNDKWEVSKETGPPEQFDIVVLTMPVPRILQLQGDIANFNPSA
- the LOC131830069 gene encoding renalase-like isoform X3, translated to MLHPCPLREAREHPGVARPAARSPPVCPLEAGGRHCARAGRGGPGAGNPTAACGLTPRPRAMARVLIVGAGLTGSLCAALLRKEAPPPVHLTVWEEAGDSGGRMTTARSPYNPQSTVDLGAQYITCTPHYAKQHQSFYDDLLALGILKPLTSPIEGMVMKEGDCNFVAPQGVSSIIKHYLKESGADVCFRHRVTQVNLRNDKWEVSKETGPPEQFDIVVLTMPVPRILQLQGDIAN
- the LOC131830069 gene encoding renalase-like isoform X1, whose amino-acid sequence is MLHPCPLREAREHPGVARPAARSPPVCPLEAGGRHCARAGRGGPGAGNPTAACGLTPRPRAMARVLIVGAGLTGSLCAALLRKEAPPPVHLTVWEEAGDSGGRMTTARSPYNPQSTVDLGAQYITCTPHYAKQHQSFYDDLLALGILKPLTSPIEGMVMKEGDCNFVAPQGVSSIIKHYLKESGADVCFRHRVTQVNLRNDKWEVSKETGPPEQFDIVVLTMPVPRILQLQGDIANFVWPKGRPVSLCLSWR